In a single window of the Rhodopirellula bahusiensis genome:
- a CDS encoding DUF2585 family protein: MLESTDDRFFENRSWTGAWVACALIAGMVLVLAGMGRRFWCECGSWVPWSWDIWTAHNSQHLIDPYFFSHVLHGVLFFWVLLWVPRLNGTHRFLIAAGLEVGWEILENSPLIIERYREATMAVGYTGDSIANSIMDVVACMLGFWFSSKFSWRWSVGLFVVSEIVMLITIRDNLLLNVLMLVTPIPAIQEWQSR, from the coding sequence ATGCTTGAGAGTACCGACGATCGGTTCTTCGAAAACCGATCGTGGACGGGCGCATGGGTTGCCTGTGCGTTGATCGCTGGCATGGTGTTGGTCCTGGCCGGAATGGGCCGTCGATTTTGGTGTGAGTGTGGTTCTTGGGTGCCTTGGTCCTGGGACATTTGGACCGCCCACAACTCTCAACACTTGATCGATCCTTATTTCTTCTCGCACGTCTTGCATGGCGTGTTGTTTTTCTGGGTGCTCCTTTGGGTGCCGCGTTTGAACGGAACGCATCGGTTCTTGATCGCGGCGGGCCTCGAGGTGGGCTGGGAAATCCTGGAGAACTCGCCCCTGATCATTGAGCGTTACCGCGAAGCGACGATGGCGGTGGGTTACACCGGCGACTCGATCGCGAATTCGATCATGGATGTGGTGGCTTGCATGTTGGGGTTCTGGTTTTCGTCCAAGTTTTCCTGGCGTTGGTCGGTCGGATTGTTCGTTGTCAGCGAGATCGTGATGTTGATCACGATTCGGGACAATTTGTTGCTCAACGTGTTGATGTTGGTGACTCCGATTCCCGCGATTCAAGAGTGGCAGAGCCGCTGA